GGATGCCCGATGTCGAGGTGCTCAAGCAATCTTCCTGGGGAACGACGCGCGACAACATCGTCCTTGGGTCGGCCGGGAACGGCATCGACGGCGGTCATATCCTGACTCCGATGCCTTACCTCATCACCTCGGGCGCGATGACGCAGAACAACCAGCCTACCCCCGTCATGATCCTCGCGCGCCTCAACGTCGCGGGTCAGTGCATTTCGGTTGGTCAGGAGTATGCCGATCTCAAGCTGGGCGTCGATGCCACACCGTTCAAGGCCGCGCTGGAAGCCAAGAAGGCCTCCGGCAAGGAGGTAAAGGCAGCGATGACCTTCCCGGGCGGAACGCACGACCTGTGGATTCGCTACTGGCTGGCCGCCGGCGGCATCGACCCGAACAGCGACATCTCGACGATTGTCGTTCCGCCGGCTCAGATGGTCGCCAACATGAAAGTCGGCACCATGGATTGCTTCTGCGTCTGCGAGCCGTGGAATGAACAGCTCAAGAACCAACAGATCGGCTACACGGCCCTGACGACAGGCGAACTCTGGGACAAGCATCCCGAAAAGGCGTTCGCGCTGCGCGCCGATTACGTCGAGAACTATCCGAACGCCACCAAGGCGCTGCTGATGGCCGTCATGGAAGCCCAGCAGTGGTGCGAGGACATGGCCAACAAGGAGGAGCTGGCTCAAATCTGCGCCAAGCGCAACTGGATCAACGCCCCCTTCAAGGACGTCGTCGATCGGATGAAGGGAACCTTCGACTACGGCAACGGCAAGGTGGTCGAGAACAGCCCGTTCATCATGCACTACTGGGCGAACCACGCCTCCTATCCGTTCCGCAGCCACGATCTCTGGTTCCTGACCGAGGACATTCGCTGGGGCTACCTTCCGGAAAGCACCGACACGAAGGCGCTCATCGACAAGGTCAACCGCGAAGATCTGTGGCGGGAGGCTGCCGGGGAACTCGGCGTCACGGACATTCCGACCTCGACCTCGCGCGGCAAGGAGA
The Mesorhizobium australicum genome window above contains:
- a CDS encoding CmpA/NrtA family ABC transporter substrate-binding protein — encoded protein: MDRRSFLKRAAATSAVLAAARQLLPSGAYAAAAGPEVSGAKLGYIALTDAGPLFVAKEKGFFEKHGMPDVEVLKQSSWGTTRDNIVLGSAGNGIDGGHILTPMPYLITSGAMTQNNQPTPVMILARLNVAGQCISVGQEYADLKLGVDATPFKAALEAKKASGKEVKAAMTFPGGTHDLWIRYWLAAGGIDPNSDISTIVVPPAQMVANMKVGTMDCFCVCEPWNEQLKNQQIGYTALTTGELWDKHPEKAFALRADYVENYPNATKALLMAVMEAQQWCEDMANKEELAQICAKRNWINAPFKDVVDRMKGTFDYGNGKVVENSPFIMHYWANHASYPFRSHDLWFLTEDIRWGYLPESTDTKALIDKVNREDLWREAAGELGVTDIPTSTSRGKETFFDGKVFDPENPGAYLESLSIKRMA